One window from the genome of Musa acuminata AAA Group cultivar baxijiao chromosome BXJ1-4, Cavendish_Baxijiao_AAA, whole genome shotgun sequence encodes:
- the LOC135672485 gene encoding germin-like protein 3-8, whose protein sequence is MELRCAAQSFVLFLSFTLLLASTRADPHPLQDFCVADFGATGVVVNGFPCKPASNVTSDDFFFAGLSNEGNTSNIFGSSVTPANVLSFAGLNTLGVSMNRVDVAPGGVNPPHSHPRATELIILLEGRLLVGFVSTNNQFFSKVLNPGEMFVVPKGLIHFQYNVGTKKALAITTFGSQLPGVVIASTTLFGSTPAIPDDVLAKAFQVDQKVVTAIKSKFAN, encoded by the coding sequence ATGGAGTTGCGGTGTGCTGCACAGTCCTttgtcctcttcctctccttcaccCTCCTCCTTGCATCGACCCGCGCCGACCCTCACCCTCTGCAGGACTTCTGCGTCGCCGACTTCGGAGCTACTGGCGTGGTCGTCAATGGGTTCCCGTGCAAGCCTGCCTCCAACGTCACGTCCGACGACTTCTTCTTCGCCGGGCTGTCCAACGAGGGCAACACCAGCAACATCTTCGGTTCCAGCGTGACCCCTGCGAACGTCCTCAGCTTCGCGGGACTCAACACCCTCGGCGTCTCCATGAACCGTGTCGATGTCGCCCCCGGCGGCGTCAACCCGCCCCACAGCCACCCGAGAGCTACCGAGCTCATCATCCTCCTCGAGGGTCGACTGCTGGTGGGGTTCGTCAGCACCAACAACCAGTTCTTCTCCAAGGTCTTGAATCCCGGCGAGATGTTCGTGGTGCCCAAGGGCCTCATTCACTTCCAATACAACGTCGGAACGAAGAAGGCGCTCGCCATCACCACCTTCGGCAGCCAGCTCCCGGGGGTGGTGATCGCCTCCACTACCCTGTTCGGATCGACGCCGGCGATTCCCGACGATGTGCTGGCCAAAGCTTTTCAGGTGGATCAGAAGGTTGTCACCGCCATAAAGTCCAAGTTTGCGAACTAA